One region of Polynucleobacter sp. Adler-ghost genomic DNA includes:
- a CDS encoding AMP-binding protein → MLDLGRTFLQAVEREPEKLAIVDGSRRYTYKEWALHIGAIQQFFNEQGLKRGDRILTILQNRYEAATIHWACQMAGIAIVPLNWRSKPDEIDYCAQNADVKLAFVEEISLNNYLESETSKSISVILCMEKTDSDAYRYFESLIQKGIEPVARGHVEDISVMLFTSGTTGKPKGVPRKQRAERAAGIAHVAQNQYAMGEVTLGVMPLYHTMGVRTLLSLCIVNGTYIAVPRWDVNKAIEAIEREAVTHLYLVPTLYHDMIESKNFNSSRVRTVKKLGFAGAPMHDALLLKLSEAFSPELFVNHYGSSEIYTYTINQNAVLKPGCAGKAGLNARIRVVKLDQGSVQTLPNQMVVINEEGQIICDLSGDEAFEGYWKRPDADQKLIRDGWYFTGDTGYFDGSGDLFVTGRVDDMIISGGENISPVEIESILSLHPSVSEVAVAGLKDDRLGQKVVAFIRASGSVDSNTLDEYCRGSDLINFKRPREYVFVKEIPKSPVGKVLRRMLVAGEYERA, encoded by the coding sequence ATGCTTGACCTAGGTCGAACTTTTTTACAGGCTGTTGAGCGTGAGCCTGAAAAGTTAGCAATCGTTGATGGGAGTAGACGATATACCTACAAGGAGTGGGCACTACATATTGGCGCTATTCAGCAATTTTTTAATGAGCAGGGTCTGAAGCGTGGCGATCGGATTTTGACTATTTTGCAAAATCGCTATGAGGCAGCAACAATTCACTGGGCATGCCAGATGGCTGGTATCGCAATTGTTCCTTTAAATTGGCGCTCCAAGCCAGATGAAATTGATTACTGTGCACAAAATGCTGATGTGAAATTAGCGTTTGTCGAGGAGATTTCACTCAATAACTATTTAGAATCCGAAACAAGCAAGTCAATCTCTGTGATTCTATGTATGGAGAAGACGGATTCAGATGCTTACAGGTATTTTGAGAGCCTCATTCAGAAAGGGATTGAACCTGTTGCGCGCGGTCACGTTGAGGATATATCTGTCATGCTCTTTACCTCAGGCACCACTGGTAAACCGAAAGGGGTTCCAAGAAAGCAGCGCGCAGAGCGAGCTGCAGGCATTGCGCATGTGGCACAAAATCAGTATGCAATGGGTGAAGTGACCTTGGGAGTAATGCCCCTGTATCACACTATGGGTGTACGAACATTGTTATCCCTATGCATCGTTAATGGTACTTATATCGCAGTTCCTCGTTGGGATGTGAATAAAGCTATTGAAGCAATTGAGCGCGAAGCAGTGACGCATCTTTACTTAGTTCCGACCCTTTATCACGACATGATCGAGTCAAAAAATTTCAATTCAAGTAGAGTTAGGACGGTTAAGAAGCTTGGATTTGCAGGTGCTCCAATGCATGACGCTTTATTGCTTAAATTAAGCGAAGCCTTTTCTCCTGAATTATTTGTGAATCATTATGGTTCAAGCGAGATTTATACATACACCATCAATCAAAATGCCGTGTTGAAGCCAGGTTGCGCTGGAAAAGCAGGGTTGAATGCACGTATTAGAGTGGTAAAGCTGGATCAAGGCTCTGTACAAACATTGCCAAATCAAATGGTGGTTATCAATGAAGAGGGTCAGATTATCTGCGATCTCTCAGGTGATGAAGCGTTTGAGGGTTATTGGAAAAGACCTGATGCTGATCAAAAGTTAATTCGTGATGGTTGGTATTTCACTGGTGATACGGGTTATTTTGATGGGTCGGGTGACTTATTCGTTACTGGGCGTGTCGATGACATGATTATTTCCGGTGGAGAAAATATTTCTCCGGTTGAAATTGAATCTATTTTGTCATTGCATCCGTCTGTGAGTGAAGTGGCTGTTGCAGGCTTAAAAGATGACCGACTCGGACAAAAAGTGGTGGCCTTCATTAGGGCGTCTGGGAGTGTGGATTCAAATACTCTGGATGAATATTGTCGTGGATCAGATTTGATCAACTTTAAACGTCCCCGTGAGTATGTATTTGTGAAAGAAATTCCCAAGTCGCCTGTGGGGAAGGTATTGCGACGAATGTTAGTCGCTGGCGAATATGAAAGAGCTTAA
- a CDS encoding (2Fe-2S)-binding protein: MKNHLVRLILNGVEREESCESRTTLLDFIRHDLGATGTHVGCEHGVCGACTVELDGQIIRSCLMFAYQVDGAKVNTVEGLVKSGEMSDLQNAFKKHHALQCGFCTSGFLLSAEDLLKKNPDPTEKEVREGLSGNLCRCTGYVGIVEAVLEVASARAHKDGGEHA, translated from the coding sequence ATGAAGAACCACTTGGTAAGGCTCATTTTAAACGGTGTAGAGCGTGAAGAAAGTTGTGAATCACGCACTACATTACTAGACTTTATTCGCCATGATTTAGGGGCAACTGGCACACATGTAGGTTGTGAGCATGGCGTATGCGGGGCATGCACGGTAGAACTTGATGGACAAATTATTCGCTCTTGTCTCATGTTTGCATACCAGGTCGATGGCGCTAAAGTGAATACTGTAGAGGGGCTTGTAAAGTCAGGGGAAATGTCTGACTTACAAAATGCCTTTAAAAAACACCATGCGCTGCAATGTGGATTTTGTACGTCAGGATTTTTACTATCTGCAGAGGATTTACTCAAAAAGAATCCCGATCCAACTGAGAAAGAAGTGCGCGAGGGCTTGTCCGGTAATTTATGTCGTTGCACTGGATACGTTGGGATTGTCGAAGCTGTATTAGAAGTTGCTTCAGCCAGAGCGCACAAAGACGGAGGAGAGCATGCTTGA
- a CDS encoding xanthine dehydrogenase family protein subunit M, giving the protein MKSAPFVMHQAHSQSNILDLLDKYGEDARIIAGGQTLVPVLAMRVASPDHLIDINKVEELKKFGVSGDMLRVGAGVRQSELEHWSELQTVQPLLSMMFPWIAHAPIRNRGTVCGSIAHGDPSSELVLGLAVLGGSVTLVSKKKRRVVQARDFFLGALQTDRQSNEFIEAVDFPIRRPNAGFGFTEYGYRHGDYAVVAVAVIKEGDHWTIGFGGIDDVVKVYKCVANSLDEANQFIDNLATETEVREDPTATSGLRRHLMRSLGKRACQQAIDFKSDEIR; this is encoded by the coding sequence ATGAAATCTGCTCCGTTCGTGATGCACCAAGCCCACTCTCAATCGAATATTTTGGATTTGCTCGATAAATATGGAGAGGATGCTCGCATTATTGCTGGTGGGCAAACCCTTGTCCCTGTATTGGCCATGAGGGTGGCTAGCCCTGACCATTTAATTGATATTAACAAGGTCGAAGAGCTTAAAAAATTTGGTGTTTCAGGCGACATGCTTCGGGTTGGGGCTGGTGTAAGACAATCTGAGTTGGAGCATTGGAGTGAACTACAAACGGTTCAACCGCTGTTAAGTATGATGTTTCCGTGGATAGCCCACGCGCCTATTCGAAATCGTGGAACAGTATGTGGATCGATAGCACATGGCGACCCTAGCTCTGAATTGGTTCTTGGGTTGGCTGTATTAGGGGGTTCCGTAACTCTAGTCAGCAAGAAAAAGAGGCGGGTAGTACAAGCCAGAGATTTTTTCTTGGGCGCTCTTCAGACTGATCGTCAGTCAAATGAATTTATCGAAGCAGTCGATTTCCCTATTCGTAGACCTAATGCTGGATTTGGATTTACTGAATACGGATATCGTCATGGCGATTATGCGGTTGTAGCTGTTGCAGTTATTAAGGAGGGCGATCACTGGACTATAGGATTTGGTGGGATTGATGATGTTGTGAAGGTATATAAATGTGTTGCCAATTCTCTAGATGAGGCCAATCAGTTTATTGATAATTTAGCTACTGAAACTGAGGTAAGAGAAGATCCCACTGCCACTTCAGGATTGCGTCGACATTTGATGCGTTCGCTTGGCAAGCGCGCATGTCAACAGGCGATAGATTTTAAAAGCGATGAAATAAGATGA
- a CDS encoding molybdopterin cofactor-binding domain-containing protein, whose translation MKTSSNYLGKACERVEDTALLTGEGRYLDDLPLPVGTLYAAVVRSPIAHGKILSVDIGSALQLKGVRAILTIEDVQAWSNPLVVAVKTPMRQWVLANEYVRYVGEPIAVVIAESRALAEDGVERVALDIQPLPAVVDVDIALTDASIVLHKDIGSNCVLDRAYQYGDPDSAFQKAANIVEVDIRYPRNSCTPLETGGVVAQWRMADLSYEVTSNFMGPFSLHVVMAAALKVPGTKLRHHVAPDSGGSFGVKQSVLPYIIMSCLASRKAGAPVKFIEDRLEHLQAATSATSRHTHLRAAVDGEGKILALDYDQIEDCGAYLRAPEPATLYRMHGCVTGPYQIQNLKIRNRVVLINKTPTGLVRGFGGPQVYYALERLIHKIAKSLGKTHQEIAALNYVQKEQFPYRAAAGALLDSGDYQKALKTLEGSPEFKKILDRREQAKKEGRYYGIGIASIVEPSVSNMGYITTVLTKEQRAKAGPKNGAITSATVSVDPSGNIAANIASAPAGQGHQTVISQLLADVFGVLPSQIQVNVDFDTAKDAWSIAAGNYSSRFAGAVAGTVFLAAEKLKARIADYAAHVLKVKPDQLIFANGNISVVGGDERGIPFSRVCGNFHWSPGLIQEALGSEAILALQETQFWSAAVLEAPDEGDRINTSAAYGFALDACGIEIDPETCSAKIDQYITVHDAGKILNPALANGQIYGAYAQAVGAALFEEFVYSSDGNFLSGTFADYRLPTASDIGVPKIYHQESPSPFTPLGAKGIGEGNSMSTPVCIANAIADALDIENIILPATPSRIHALLVEKGSLKLDKSSSQVSSMTANTDYPLKAQGEVRLHVLQEEIFAVLLDPERLKNVIPGCESIHKKTITDGIQFDCVAVVRIGIAKARFEAKVVLTNVQSPDSFTLGGEGRGPLGMALGMGQVSLKKDNGVTVLSYDYQAQVSGKLAAIGSRLLEGAIRLVLDQLFRALAKEAGAKQEGLFKSLIGRLFALLGVSK comes from the coding sequence TGATCTTCCATTGCCAGTTGGAACTCTATACGCAGCTGTGGTTCGATCACCGATTGCTCATGGAAAAATTCTTTCTGTAGATATTGGGTCAGCATTGCAGCTTAAGGGTGTCAGGGCAATTCTGACGATCGAGGATGTGCAGGCCTGGTCAAATCCATTGGTAGTTGCCGTTAAAACTCCCATGCGTCAGTGGGTATTGGCTAATGAGTATGTGCGCTATGTTGGAGAGCCTATAGCTGTTGTCATCGCTGAATCAAGGGCTTTGGCAGAAGATGGTGTTGAAAGGGTGGCGTTAGATATTCAGCCCCTTCCCGCTGTGGTCGATGTAGATATTGCATTAACAGATGCATCAATTGTTTTGCATAAAGACATTGGCAGTAATTGCGTTTTAGATAGGGCATATCAATATGGCGATCCCGATAGCGCATTTCAAAAAGCTGCCAATATTGTTGAGGTTGATATTCGTTACCCTCGGAATTCTTGCACGCCCTTAGAAACTGGTGGAGTGGTTGCTCAATGGCGAATGGCTGATTTGTCTTATGAAGTCACGTCGAATTTTATGGGTCCATTTTCATTGCATGTAGTTATGGCAGCCGCCTTGAAGGTCCCAGGAACAAAATTACGTCATCATGTTGCGCCTGATTCAGGTGGTAGCTTCGGCGTTAAGCAGTCGGTACTGCCATACATCATCATGAGTTGTTTGGCGTCGCGTAAGGCAGGCGCTCCTGTGAAATTTATTGAGGATCGCTTAGAGCATCTTCAGGCAGCTACCTCTGCCACATCTCGGCACACTCATTTGCGTGCTGCTGTGGATGGCGAGGGAAAAATTCTGGCTTTGGACTACGATCAAATTGAAGATTGCGGCGCATATTTAAGAGCACCTGAGCCAGCAACACTCTATCGTATGCATGGATGTGTGACTGGTCCTTACCAAATTCAGAATTTAAAAATTCGTAATCGTGTTGTGCTTATTAATAAAACTCCTACCGGATTAGTGAGGGGATTTGGCGGCCCTCAGGTTTATTACGCACTTGAACGCTTGATTCATAAAATCGCAAAATCATTAGGAAAAACGCATCAAGAAATAGCTGCATTAAATTATGTTCAAAAAGAGCAATTCCCTTACCGAGCAGCCGCTGGGGCATTACTGGACTCGGGGGATTACCAGAAAGCCTTAAAAACTCTTGAGGGTTCACCAGAGTTTAAAAAAATACTAGATCGTAGAGAGCAGGCAAAGAAAGAAGGTCGTTATTACGGTATTGGTATTGCGTCGATTGTTGAGCCTTCGGTTTCTAATATGGGTTACATCACTACCGTTCTGACAAAAGAACAAAGAGCAAAAGCTGGCCCTAAAAATGGCGCCATTACTTCTGCGACTGTTAGCGTGGACCCTTCCGGAAATATTGCCGCCAATATTGCATCAGCTCCAGCTGGACAAGGGCATCAAACAGTTATTAGTCAATTATTGGCAGATGTTTTTGGTGTCTTGCCATCCCAAATCCAGGTGAATGTAGATTTTGACACTGCAAAAGATGCATGGTCAATTGCTGCTGGAAATTACTCAAGTCGATTTGCGGGTGCTGTCGCAGGAACAGTATTTCTGGCAGCTGAAAAGCTCAAGGCTAGGATTGCGGATTATGCCGCTCATGTGCTTAAGGTGAAGCCAGATCAGTTAATTTTTGCAAACGGAAATATATCTGTAGTTGGGGGTGATGAGAGAGGAATTCCTTTCTCCAGAGTATGTGGAAATTTTCACTGGTCTCCTGGATTAATTCAAGAGGCTCTTGGGAGCGAAGCGATTCTGGCGCTTCAGGAAACGCAGTTTTGGAGTGCTGCTGTTCTAGAGGCGCCTGATGAGGGTGATCGAATCAATACTTCTGCTGCATATGGTTTTGCTCTTGATGCTTGCGGCATTGAAATAGATCCTGAAACCTGTTCTGCCAAAATCGATCAGTACATTACCGTTCATGATGCGGGAAAAATATTAAACCCTGCCTTAGCAAATGGTCAGATTTATGGGGCATATGCACAGGCTGTAGGGGCAGCTCTTTTTGAAGAGTTTGTCTATAGCAGCGATGGTAATTTTCTCTCAGGGACTTTTGCAGATTACCGTTTGCCAACTGCTAGCGATATTGGTGTCCCAAAAATTTATCATCAAGAATCTCCAAGCCCATTTACACCTTTGGGTGCCAAAGGAATTGGAGAGGGAAATAGTATGAGTACCCCCGTTTGTATTGCAAACGCCATTGCAGATGCGTTAGATATTGAGAATATTATTTTGCCTGCGACTCCGAGTCGAATTCATGCACTGCTTGTCGAAAAAGGCTCTTTAAAACTTGATAAATCCTCGAGCCAAGTGTCGTCGATGACAGCAAATACTGACTATCCTTTGAAAGCTCAAGGCGAGGTTAGATTGCATGTTCTGCAAGAAGAGATCTTTGCTGTTTTGCTTGATCCAGAAAGATTAAAGAATGTCATACCGGGCTGCGAATCCATTCATAAAAAAACTATAACTGATGGTATTCAGTTTGACTGCGTAGCAGTTGTACGCATTGGTATTGCTAAAGCCCGATTTGAAGCTAAGGTTGTTTTAACGAATGTTCAAAGTCCCGATAGCTTTACCTTGGGTGGAGAAGGTAGGGGCCCATTAGGAATGGCACTCGGAATGGGCCAAGTTAGTCTTAAAAAAGACAATGGAGTAACTGTTCTAAGCTATGACTACCAGGCGCAGGTATCGGGGAAGCTAGCAGCGATTGGCAGCAGGTTACTAGAGGGTGCTATTCGATTGGTTTTGGATCAGCTATTTAGAGCGCTTGCAAAAGAGGCCGGAGCAAAGCAGGAGGGTTTATTTAAATCCCTCATTGGCAGGCTCTTTGCCTTATTGGGAGTAAGCAAATGA